Proteins encoded within one genomic window of Girardinichthys multiradiatus isolate DD_20200921_A chromosome 21, DD_fGirMul_XY1, whole genome shotgun sequence:
- the gpr12 gene encoding G-protein coupled receptor 12 — protein MKPSFENCVLNYKFVLMRREADITSSTSLRQSGPSGTPPSSSSSPPPSSLLTHLLFLCSAAAASLAAPSPHSRSPRPRQWPSRCCALFSLFSSMIIIPLLPSSLSCVSVRRPESSAPLTWEYKAVVLPSRREVAAHRVKTGSIMSEEPPVSPSWLGPDPTAWASGGPMDNTTSLGMFPAKDSPLPPSQLPLLVNPWDIVLCSSGTLIACENALVVLVIWQNPALRAPMFLLIGSLALADLLAGLGLVLHFTCAYLLRSDSAQLLTVGLVVASFSASVFSLLAITIDRYLSLYYALTYNSERTAAFTYTMLVLLWGLSLCLGLLPVTGVNCLAEEATCSVVRPLTKNNIAVLSVSFLLLFGLMLQLYVQICKIVMRHAHQIALQHHFLAATPYYVTTRKGVSTLAIILGTFAACWMPFTVYSLIADYTYPPLYTYATLVPATYNSVINPVIYAFRNQEIQKALWLVCCGCVPTSVAHRARTPSDV, from the exons ATGAAGCCTTCATTTGAAAATTGTGTTCTCAATTATAAATTTGTCCTGATGAGGCGCGAAGCCGACATTACTAGTTCAACCAGTCTCCGGCAGTCTGGCCCTTCTGGGACTCCtccgtcatcatcatcatcacctccACCCTCCTCTCTTCTCActcacctcctcttcctctgctccGCCGCTGCTGCTTCACTCGCTGCTCCTTCCCCGCACAGCCGCAGTCCACGGCCCCGTCAGTGGCCGAGCCGCTGCTGCGctcttttctcccttttttcttCCATGATCATCATCCCTCTTCTTCCCTCTTCCCTGAGCTGTGTCTCTGTCCGCCGGCCTGAATCATCTGCACCCCTAACATGGGAATACAAAGCTGTCGTTCTTCCATCTAGACGGGAAGTCGCAGCTCACAGAGTCAAG ACGGGGAGCATAATGAGTGAGGAGCCGCCGGTCTCCCCCAGCTGGCTGGGCCCCGATCCGACAGCATGGGCCAGCGGGGGACCAATGGACAACACCACCAGCTTAGGGATGTTCCCAGCGAAGGACTCCCCACTGCCACCCAGCCAGCTGCCGCTGCTGGTCAACCCCTGGGACATCGTGCTGTGCTCATCGGGGACTCTGATCGCCTGTGAGAACGCCTTGGTGGTGCTGGTGATCTGGCAGAACCCGGCACTCAGAGCTCCCATGTTCCTTCTGATCGGCAGCCTGGCTCTGGCGGACCTCCTGGCCGGCCTAGGCCTCGTTCTTCACTTTACCTGTGCCTACCTGCTTCGCTCGGACTCGGCCCAGTTGCTGACAGTAGGTCTGGTGGTGGCTTCGTTCTCGGCTTCTGTCTTCAGCCTGCTGGCTATCACCATTGACCGCTACCTGTCGCTGTACTACGCCCTCACCTACAACTCGGAGAGGACGGCGGCCTTCACGTACACCATGCTGGTGCTGCTGTGGGGTCTCTCCCTGTGTCTCGGCCTGCTGCCGGTCACTGGGGTCAACTGCCTGGCCGAGGAGGCTACCTGCAGCGTGGTGCGACCGCTGACAAAGAACAACATCGCAGTTCTGTCCGTCTCCTTCCTGCTCCTCTTCGGCCTTATGCTGCAGCTCTATGTACAGATCTGCAAGATCGTGATGCGCCACGCCCACCAGATCGCCCTCCAGCACCACTTCCTGGCTGCCACGCCCTACTACGTCACTACGCGGAAGGGCGTGTCAACCTTGGCCATCATCCTGGGTACCTTCGCTGCCTGCTGGATGCCGTTCACTGTCTACTCCCTCATTGCTGACTACACCTACCCTCCGCTATACACTTACGCGACGCTGGTACCTGCCACCTACAACTCGGTCATCAACCCGGTCATCTATGCCTTCAGGAACCAGGAGATCCAGAAGGCGCTGTGGCTGGTGTGCTGCGGCTGCGTGCCAACCAGCGTGGCTCACCGTGCTCGGACACCCAGCGACGTGTGA